The genomic region TCGGCGGCGTGAGCGTGCTGGCCAGCGAGACCTTCGACGCGGAGGGCCCGGCCAAGCGGCCGTCAGTGCAGGTCGGCGACCCGTTCACCGAGAAGCTGCTCATCGAGGCCTGCCTGGAGATCTTCGCGGCCGACCTGGTCACCGGCATCCAGGACCTCGGTGGCGCCGGCCTCTCCTGCGCGACGTCCGAGTTGGCCAGCGCTGGCACCGGCGGCATGCACGTCGACCTCGACACCGTCCCGCTGCGCGACAGCACCCTGACGCCCGCCGAGATCCTGATGAGCGAGTCGCAGGAGCGCATGTGCGCCATCGTCGAGCCGGCCAAGGTCGCCGACTTCCTCGCCGTCTGCGAGAAGTGGGACGTGCTCGCGACCGTCATCGGTGAGGTGACCGACGGCGACCGGCTCACCGTCGACTGGCACGGCGAGCGGATCGTCGACGTCCCGCCGCGCACCGTCGCGCACGAGGGTCCGGTCTACGAACGCCCGATGCGCCGCCCGGCCGACCTCGACGCCCTGCAGGCCGACGACGCGGCGAAGCTCCCCCGTCCCACGACCGGCGCGGAGCTGCAGGCGCACTGGCTCGCCGTGGTCAGCAGCCCGGACGGCGCCGACAAGACCTGGGTCACCGAGCAGTACGACCGCTACGTCCGCGGCAACACGGTGCTGGCCCAACCCGAGGACGCCGGTGTGGTCCGCATCGACGAGGACAGCTCCCGCGGCATCGCGCTCTCCCTCGACGGCAACGCCCGCTACGCCCGGCTGGACCCCTACGCCGGCGCCCAGCTCAACCTCGCCGAGGCCTACCGCAACGTGGCGGTGAGCGGCGCCAAGCCGCTGGCGGTCACCAACTGCCTGAACTTCGGCTCCCCGGGGGAGCCGGAGGTCATGTGGCAGTTCGCCGAGGCCGTCCGCGGCCTCGCCGACGCCTGCCGCGAACTGGGCCTGCCGGTCACCGGGGGCAACGTGAGCCTCTACAACCAGACCGGTGACGTCGCCATCAACCCGACGCCGGTCATCGGTGTCCTGGGCGTTCACGAGGACGTCCGCACGCGGGTGCCGAGCGGCTGGCGGACGGCGGAGGAGACGGTCCTGCTGCTCGGCGAGACGAAGCCGGAGTTCGGCGGCTCCGCGTGGGCGGACGTCGTGCACGGCCACCTCGGCGGCCGGCCGCCGGCGGTCGACCTCGCCGCCGAGCGCGCGCTGGGCGAGCTGCTGGCCGCCCTGGGCCGTGAGGGCCTGCTCGGCTCGGCGCACGACCTGGCCGACGGCGGCCTCGCACAGACCCTCGCCGAGTCCGCGCTGCGGTACGGCGTCGGCGCCCGCCTCTCCCTCGGGGACGATCCGTTCACGGCGCTGTTCAGCGAGTCCACGGCACGGGTCGTCGTCACGACGTCGGACCCCGGCGGCGTGAAGACGACGGCGCGGTGGGCCGGGGTGTCCGTGACGGAACTCGGGACGACCGGCGGGGACGCCCTGACCGTCGACGGTCTGCTCCACCTGCCGCTCGCCGAGCTGCGCGCCGCGTGGACGGCCACCCTGCCGGCGCTGTTCGGGGCCCCCGAGGTCACGGTCGGCTCCGTACCGGCGGGCACCGTGCCGACGAGCTGATGCCGGCCCCGATCCCGGCCGGCGAGCTGCGCGCCGTCCTCGAACCGGTGGAGGCCTGGCTGGACGGGGCGGCCGAGCAGCCGCCCCGCGCGGTGGTGGGCGCCGCGGTGAAGACCACGGCCCGCTGGCTGGCGCAGCAGGTGCCCGGCCGATCGGTGGAGCTGCGGGTGCCGCCGCACGTCGCCGTCCAGTGCATCGAGGGGCCCCGGCACACCCGGGGGACGCCGCCGAACGTGGTGGAGACCGACGCCGCGACCTGGTTGCGGCTGACCAGCGGCCGGCTGACCTGGGACGCCGCCGTCGCCGACGGGAAGGTCACCGCCAGCGGCAACCGCGCGGACCTCACCGGACTACTTCCCCTGTCACCGCTCCTCAGGTGACACCGCGGCCAGGAGCCGTCCCCCGATCGGTGGAGCCGCTGCGTCGCGCCTGCGCGGAACCCTCCGGGCCACCTCCGGGCCCCACTCGGCGCGACAACTCATCAAGCACAGCACTGCGCCCCGCCCGCTCGAGAGCGGACGGGGCGCAGTGGCCGTACGGGTGATCAGCCGCCGAACAGCGCGCTGGCCGCCTTCACGGTGTTGTACAGCCCGTAGGCCAGCGGGACGCCGACCAGTGCCCACGCGAAGGCGATGAGCCCCGTGGACGTGTGGGTGGGCTGCTGGTTCTGGGTCGAGGCGGGAGAACTCATCGGACCGTGCTCCGTTCGGGTGCCGCGGCTGCGGTGGGGACGTCGGTGGGCTTGGGCTCGAACCACTTGTCGGCAACCGGCTTGATCAGCAGGTTCGCGACGAAGCCGACGGCCAGCAGACCGACCATGATGAACAGCGCCGGCCGGTAGTCACCGGCGGTGAGCTGACCCGGCGTGCCACGGGAGTCGAGGACGCCGTTGATGATCAGCGGACCGGCGATGCCGGCGGCCGCCCACGCGGTCAGCAGCCGGCCGTGGATGGCGCCGACCTGGTACGTGCCGAACAGGTCGCGCAGGTACGCCGGGACCGTCGCGAAGCCACCACCGTAGAAGCTGATGATGATCGCGGCGGTGACCACGAAGATCCAGGTCGCCGTGCTGCCGAGGGTCGCCAGGATGATGTACAGCACGATGCCGACACCCAGGTAGACCATGTAGATCGGCTTGCGCCCGATGTAGTCCGAGGTCGAGGACCACACGAACCGGCCCGCCATGTTGAACAGCGAGAGCAGCC from Blastococcus colisei harbors:
- the purL gene encoding phosphoribosylformylglycinamidine synthase subunit PurL codes for the protein MTSASEGLSDLDTGPGRLANRLDTVDLAASTPDDEQPYAELGLEADEYARITDILGRRPTTAELAMYSVMWSEHCSYKSSKVHLRQFGDLPPSDALLVGIGENAGVVDVGDGYAVTFKVESHNHPSYVEPYQGAATGVGGIVRDILTMGARPIAVMDSLRFGRADAPDTARVLPGVVAGVGGYGNCLGLPNIGGELLFDDCYAGNPLVNALCVGVMKHEDVRLAKAEGIGNKVVLFGARTGGDGIGGVSVLASETFDAEGPAKRPSVQVGDPFTEKLLIEACLEIFAADLVTGIQDLGGAGLSCATSELASAGTGGMHVDLDTVPLRDSTLTPAEILMSESQERMCAIVEPAKVADFLAVCEKWDVLATVIGEVTDGDRLTVDWHGERIVDVPPRTVAHEGPVYERPMRRPADLDALQADDAAKLPRPTTGAELQAHWLAVVSSPDGADKTWVTEQYDRYVRGNTVLAQPEDAGVVRIDEDSSRGIALSLDGNARYARLDPYAGAQLNLAEAYRNVAVSGAKPLAVTNCLNFGSPGEPEVMWQFAEAVRGLADACRELGLPVTGGNVSLYNQTGDVAINPTPVIGVLGVHEDVRTRVPSGWRTAEETVLLLGETKPEFGGSAWADVVHGHLGGRPPAVDLAAERALGELLAALGREGLLGSAHDLADGGLAQTLAESALRYGVGARLSLGDDPFTALFSESTARVVVTTSDPGGVKTTARWAGVSVTELGTTGGDALTVDGLLHLPLAELRAAWTATLPALFGAPEVTVGSVPAGTVPTS
- a CDS encoding sterol carrier family protein; its protein translation is MPAPIPAGELRAVLEPVEAWLDGAAEQPPRAVVGAAVKTTARWLAQQVPGRSVELRVPPHVAVQCIEGPRHTRGTPPNVVETDAATWLRLTSGRLTWDAAVADGKVTASGNRADLTGLLPLSPLLR
- a CDS encoding MFS transporter small subunit codes for the protein MSSPASTQNQQPTHTSTGLIAFAWALVGVPLAYGLYNTVKAASALFGG